The Salicibibacter halophilus DNA window TTTTCCAAGGGCGGTGCGTTCCTTTTGTATCAACGCTTGTCCACCCGGCAATTGTTTGATGGACGTTTTAAATTGCATTCTTCCGAGATACAGCCAAGTCGCTGCCAATAATATAATCACGACCGGGACACCAAAAAGCATCCAGGTGGCAAAGGAAATCGTAACACCAAACAGTTGATCCATTTGCCCGGCCAAAATAATGTTTGGGGGTGTACCAATCAACGTACCGATACCACCGATCGTTCCGGCATATCCAATACCGAAAATCAACGCTTTTTCAAATCGGGGCAATTCCTTTTCTTCCGGCGTATCCTTAAGGGATTCAGCCACTTGGGCAGTAATCGCCAATCCCATCGGGATCATCATCATAACCGCCGCCGTATTCGATACCCACATGGAGAGAAAACCGGTTGCAACCATGAATCCAAGCAAAATCCGTTGGGTGCTCGTTCCAATCGCCGCGATGATAGCAAGCGCGATACGTTGATGCAAATTCCACTTCTCCATTGCCGTGGCAATAAAAAAACCGCCCAAAAAGAGGAAGATCACATCATCTCCATAGGCTGAAGCGACGGTATCCCCGTCCAATGCCCCTGTCATCGGGATCAAAAACAGCGGCAATAACGAAGTTGCAGGAATCGGCAACGCTTCCGTCACCCACCAAGTGGCGACCCATAATGTCACTGCCAGAACGGAACGCCCGGCAGCAGATAGCCCTTCAGGATCAAGAAAGAGCATGGTTATTGTAAACAACAAAGGTCCGAGAATTAAACCTACGAGTTGAGCCTTTGTATAGCCCGGTTTCTTTAATTCTGGGGGATCTTCATCGTTATTGCCATTACCGGGCATATCTTGTTGTTGGTCATTCGCTTGCCCTTGTTCCGATGGCTGTCCGTTGTCTCGTTTATATGAAAAAATATTTAAAAGTGATTTCGTGCGGTGATGTTGCTGCCATAATTTCTGCCATGCTTCGGCAGGGAATGACTTCATGGCTCCTTCCCCCTTGTGTCCATCTTTGTTGATAATTGTAAGCCTTGTCATATAGCAAAATAAAAAAGAAAGGCTTGTGCTTATTTTTTTCACCCAACAAAAACTGCCATGCATGGTGTTACACACATGACAGTTGCTGGTTGCTTGTTGGCATGCCGCTACTTGTTTTGTTTTAATGGTGAGTCTTCATCTGCATCCGATCGTTGATTGATTTCGTTGGTGACTTCATTTGAAATCGTCGAGGATACGAGTTGCAACATTTCATTTACATCATTTTGGCTTTGTTTAAACTCTTTAACAATCGGAATTTCATCCACTTCGGCATGCAACGCGTTGATCTCTGCTTCCTTTTGGCGAACCCCTTCGGTTTTTCCGTAATGTTTCAAGTTCACAAGCTCTTTTTGCTTCGCCTTGATGTCGCTAATCATCTTTTGGATTTTTTCGTTTTGGTTAATCGTCTTCTCGGCTCTTCTAAAAAAGTCGACTTCTTCGGTGTCCACCATCATATTGGCTAGTTCCTTTGTTTTCGCCATAATTTCATCTTTTGTATACAAATGCTCCGTCATACGTTTTGCACCTCGCTATATGCTACCATTTCTCCATTTAATGACCATGTCTTCACATCGGTAATCTTTACGTCCACAAGTTTTCCGATGGAAGCTTTCGGTGCACGAACGTTGACGAGCTTATTCGTACGCGTGCGCCCGGCAAGGATCTCGGGATCTTTCTTGCTTTCCCCTTCAAGAAGTACTTCAACGGTCTGATCTTGCAACGCTTCATTGCTTTTTGCGGATAATTCGTTCACGAGCGCGTTCAACCTTTGCAGTCGTTCGCGTTTGACTTCATGAGGGACATTGTCTTTCATGCGCGCCGCAGGCGTGCCGTCGCGCGGCGAATAAATATACGTAAACGCGCTGTCATAGCCAATTTCTTTCACTAAGGAAAGGGTATCCTGAAATTGTTCTTCCGTCTCATTCGGAAATCCGACAATAATGTCAGTCGTAAACGTGGCGTGCGGCATGGCAGCTTGGATTTTGCGTGCAAGTTCCACGTATTCTTCTCTCGTGTATTTGCGTCCCATCAATTTCAATACGTCGCTGTTTCCATGTTGAACGGGCAAATGAATGTGCTCGAGAAGGTTGTTGCCTTTTGCCAACACATCAATGAGATGGTCATCAAAGTCACGAGGATGGCTTGTGGTAAAACGAACACGCGGAATATCGACTTTACGGATTGCATCCATTAAGTCGCCCAGTCCATATTCCTCGTCCAAATCTTTTCCATAGGCGTTCACATTTTGACCGAGCAACGTAATTTCTTTATAGCCTTGCCTGGCGAGATCACGCACTTCATGGATAATATCTTCGGGAAGTCGGCTTCGTTCTTTGCCGCGGGTATAAGGCACGATACAATACGTGCAAAATTTGTCACATCCGTACATGATGTTCACCCAGGCCTGAATTTTCCCCTGACGGCGCCGCGGCATGTTTTCTACGACGTCGCCTTCTTTGGACCAAACCTCCACGACCATTTCCTTGCCCTGGATCGCATCCTTTAGCAAATGGGGCAAACGGTGAATGTTATGGGTGCCGAAAACGAGATCCACATGTTGGTGTTTCTGCAGAATCCGATTGACGACACTTTCTTCCTGGGACATGCAGCCGCAAAGGCCGAGGACGACCTCCGGCCTTTCTTTTTTAAGGTTTTTTAAATTGCCCACTTCACCGAACACTTTATTCTCCGCATTTTCACGGATGGCACATGTATTTAACAAAATAACATCGGCATCATCGGTCGTATCCGTAGACGTAAATCCGAGTTCCTCGAGGATTCCGGACATATTTTCGGTATCGTGCACGTTCATTTGGCAACCATACGTGCGAATATAGTATTTTTTTCCGTTTCCGATGCTTTGCATGTCTTCGGGAATTTTAAAGTCATAATAAACTTCCACATCTTTGCGGCGCCGCTGGCCTCTTCGGTAATTAGGCTGTTCGTTTATTTTAATGCGCCGGCCGCCGATCTTCATGATTTCTTGGCCGTCTTCATTTATATCAATGGTGGCATTGGAGAAATCAAAGTACTTGCTGTAATCTTTTGTCGATGGACGACGTTGTTCCTCGTTCATGCGAGGGGAGCCCCCTTTCCTCTTTCCATTCCTCATCAAATTATAAAGCTTCCTTTCCCGGAAGACAACCACCTTCTATAAAGTGAAACTTCCATCAGAGAAGGTTTTTCATCTCTCTCTGATGGTTAGTTGAACGAATCGGGGTGTTAGCCGCCCGTTAACTCCCGCTCGCGGGCTTGAAGTGGGAGTTTTACGGGCGCTTACCACCGGGATTAACGTTCGTGTTGCATCGACAACGTTCGCAAACGATTAATGGCAGCCGCGATTTCAAAACGGCGCGGCCTCGCCAAATCGCCGGGATGTTTGCCTTTGAAAGGGGACAATTCATCCAATCCGGAAGAAGTTTCTCGTTCATAGATATCAAGAAGTTCTCCGAGCGTATAGTTTCCATTGACGTATTTTTTCGCCAAGTAGTGAAGCGTTCGTGCAATGGCTCTCGTCTGGCTGGGATCGATGCATTGTTCGACCGCGGAAAGGTCAATGGTTTCCTTTCCGTAAAGGATCGTATGTTTTCCGCGGGCATCGACCTTTTCTTTTTTTCCGCGCCGGGCATCAAAACTTTTTGCCAAAGGCTGGCGCGTGCTTGTCACCGAGAAAGGCGCCGATTCGTGGGTAATCCGCTGGCTGCGAGCTTCTTCTGCAATATCTTTCGCTTTGCCGGTGACGTCATACGGGCGGTATGCATCCATCATCGTCACCGTATCGGCAACATCGAAATAATCGCCTGTGCCGCCGACGACGATAATCGTGGAGACGCCTTCTTCCTCGTATAAGTCCCTTACCCGGTCGATGAACGGGGTGATCGGTTCTTTATCCGGAGAAACGAGTTGCTGCATGCGATAATCGCGGATCATGAAATTCGTCGCGCTCGTATCTTCGTCGATGAGCAATAGGCGGCTGCCGGCCTCGAGGGATTCAATAATGTTCGTTGCCTGCGAGGTGCTTCCGCTCGCATTGTCCGTTTGAAAGCGGTCCGTGCTTTTTTCATTCGGAAGGTCGTCGATAAACGGAGAAATGTTTACATTGGTCACTCCGCGTCCGTCCTCGGCACGTATTTTGCAAGCACTCGTGTCCGTGACGATATAGGCTCGCCCGTCTCCGTCGATATGATTGTAAATGCCGCGTTCCAGTGCCTCAAGCAACGTACTTTTGCCATGGTAACCACCGCCGACGATGACATGTACGCCTTTCGGGATAAGCATCCCCCGTATATCTCCGAAGTGAGGCAAGGAAACGGTTGCCGCCATCGTCTCAGGACTTGCAAAGGAGATGGCCCGATCGGGGTCAAGGGGGCGATTTTCCACCCCGCTCACTCTTGGCAGGATCGAACCGTCCGCGACGAACGCGAGCGCGTCACGCTCTTCCACATAAGCACGCAAGGCTTGTTGGTCATCGCTGAGCGCCACATGTTTTTTGAGCCCTTCCATATCAATATTATAGAGGGCTTGTTCAATCACACTCGGCAGTTGTTCGGTTAAAAGTTTCGACGCCTGCACACCCATGATCGTTCTTCCGCGCGCGGGCAAATGGATGGATAGACGAACTTCCACTTTCTCCATATCGCAAACGACCGCGGTTCGCTCCAATATTTCTTGCCCGGGGCGATCGATGAAAATGCTTTTTTCCGCCTTTTGTTGGCGAAGGGCCTTGCCAACCGAGCGAGCCACATAGTCTGTAAACGCTACGTTACGATGACCGCTTTCATATAAGTCCTTATCCATATGTAACTGCCGATGGTTAATCTCCACCCTTGCACGCGAGGGACTGGCATATGGATCTGCCTGTATGTGGTCCATATGTAAACGAAATGAAGGGAACGTAAACGTCCCGCGAATATCATTATATGCTTTGTACCCTTTACGATCGATTCGTTGTAAGGTTTCCTTTAATTGTTTCATCTCTCATTCACTCCAACTTCTACAGGTTGTTCAAAAAGTCCGGCATTGGCTTTGAAAAACTCAGCGCATCAGATACGCTGAGTTTTTCTTTCATCATCTTGGTTCAATAATGAGCTTAATGGCTGTTCGCTCTTCACCGTCAATCTCAATGTCGGTAAACGCCGGGATACAAACCAGGTCAATTCCACTGGGTGCTACAAACCCTCTCGCGATGGCAATTGCCTTGACAGATTGATTTAAAGCGCCTGCTCCAATAGCCTGAATTTCCGCAGCTCCTCTTTCGCGGATCACGCCCGCGAGGGCACCGGCGACTGAGTTAGGGGTGGATTTTGCTGATACTTTTAATACTTCCATGATTAGCCCTCCTATAGTTGTGGAATGGTACCTTTTATCCCTTACTATATTCTTTGGATCGTTCTCTATGCCTTACTGCTTGCATCTACTCGACGATTGGGTGGTCATCATTGATCAGGAGCCTCTCAATCTTTCGCGCTTTCCCTGTCTTGTCATCGAATTCCATAAATACGGCGTTTAATTGACTCCTTCCTTTCGCAATTTCAAATTTTGCCGGCAGTGACGTTTGGAATTTTTTCAAAACAACATCCTTGTCAACGCCGAGAATGCCATCGTATGGTCCGGTCATGCCGACGTCGGTCAAATAAGCGGTCCCGCCCGGCAAGACCCTCTCATCCGCTGTTTGAACGTGTGTGTGCGTTCCGATAACAGCACTGGCACGCCCGTCCAAGAACCACCCCATGGCTTGTTTTTCACTGGTTGCCTCCCCGTGAAAATCAACAAACACAAAGGGTGTTCGTTTTTTGGCGTCATCCACCGCCTTGTCCAGCGCCTGAAAGGGGCAGTCAATTGCTTCCAAGAACGTTCGTCCCATAGCATTGATGACGACGAGCTCCACTCCATTCACGTTCAGGGAGGTTTGGCCCCTTCCGGGAGCACCCGGCGGATAATTTAACGGGCGGATGAGGTTTGTTTCTTCGTTAATAAATGAAAATATTTCATTCTTTGCCCACGTGTGGTTGCCGAGCGTAACAACCTGAGCGCCAAACCCTAAAATATTTTTATAAATTTTTTCTGTGATCCCTTTCCCGCTCGCGGCATTTTCACCATTAACGATTGTCACCTGGGGCCTGTATTTCTGCTTCAGTTTCGGCAATTGGTCTTCCAGGATATTTCGTCCGGGGCGACCGACAACATCTCCGACAAATAATAGTCGCATGCGCTTAAGACCTACTTTCTAGTCATGAAGAGACATTTCTATCCTCACTTATACCCACTTTATATGACCTGTTAAACGTATTGCTTTTATGCAAATGGATATATTTAAGGGGGAGCAACCTTTTCGTACTCCGGTGAATGGATTTGTTTCAATCTGTTAAAAAACTCCGTAGTTGTTCTTAGCCGATCATCCATACATTTATACTTTTTTATAGGGTAAAAAAATAATAAAGCAGCACAAATGTGCTGCCTTATTTTGCATAATTAACTGCCCTCGTTTCACGAATAACGGTGATCCGTATGTGTCCCGGGTAGTCAAGTTCGTTTTCCACTCGCTTCGTAATGTCTCGTGCCAGCCGATGGGCCAACACATCGTCGATCAAGTCTGGTTTTACCATAATGCGGACTTCGCGACCCGCTTGTATGGCATACGTCTTTTCAACACCATCAAATGATTCTGCAATCTCCTCTAGTTTTTCTAAACGGCGAATGTACGTTTCAAGCGTTTCCCGTCTTGCTCCCGGTCTCGCGGCAGACAGAGCATCTGCAGCGGCAACGAGCGTGGCAATGACCGAGGTTGCTTCGACATCCCCGTGGTGAGAGGCAACGCTGTTCACAACGACCTCGTTTTCATTGTATTTTTTCGTTAATTCAACGCCGATTTCAACATGGCTGCCGTCGACTTCATGATCAATTGCTTTTCCAATATCATGAAGCAATCCGGCCCGTCTGGCAAGTTGCACATCTTCTCCGAGTTCCGCTGCCATTAAACCTGTCAAATACGCGACTTCGGTGGAGTGGTTCAAGACATTTTGCCCGTAGCTGGTTCTAAATCGCAGACGGCCCAAAATTTTGAGAAGATCGGGGTGTAAATGATGAATCCCCATTTCAAACGTCGTTTCTTCCCCATATTCACGTATCCGTTCATCAACCTCACGCCGCGCTTTATCCACGGTTTCTTCAATGCGGGCGGGATGAATCCGTCCGTCTTGAACGAGCCGTTCCAACGCTGTGCGCGCAATTTCCCTGCGAATCGGGTCGAAGCCGGAAAGAATAACCGCCTCAGGTGTATCGTCTATGATTAAATCAATCCCGGTTAGTGTCTCCAATGCGCGAATATTTCTGCCTTCACGCCCGATGATTCGGCCTTTCATTTCATCATTCGGCAAATGGACAACGGAGACCGTTGTTTCTGCAACATGATCCGCCGCACATCTTTGCAGGGCAAGGGAGAGAATATCCTTCGCCTTTTTATTCGATTCTTCTTTGACTTTATCCGTATGCTCTTTAATCATAACGGCTGTTTCATGTTCGAGCTCCCGCTCCGTTTCACTCCGAACAATCTGACGGGCCTCATCTTTCGTTAATCCTGAAATGCGTTCCAGTTCTTCTTGTTGCTCGGCTATCATTTGTTCCACTTTGCTATTCATCGTTTCTGTCTCTTCTTGTTTCTCAGCGAGTGCTTTTTCTCGACTTTCCAATGATGCTTCCTTATCGTCCAGCGTTTCACTTTTACGGTCAAGCGTTTCTTCTTTTTTCAGAACTCGGTTTTCTTGATTCTGAATTTCGGTTCTCCGTTCGCGAATATCGTCTTCGGCTTCGGAACGCAAGCGATATGCTTCATCTTTGGCTTCCAACATTGATTCTTTCTTGCTGTTATCCGCGTTGCGTTCCGCTTCTTCCATCATCTTTTTTGCCGTGTATTCTGCGCTCGAAATTTTTGCTTCGGCAATTTTTCTTCGGATGACATAACCTATAAACCCGCTTAAAACAGCAACGACAACAAGCAAAATGGAGATGGTCAAGATGAGTGTTCCGTCCATCTCGCCTACACCTCCTTTGCTATCCAATTGTACAGTTCATTTCCATTCGAAAACGTTGCGGGCTTTGCCTAACGAAAAACGGAGAGAATGCAGGCAGGCGATGCCTGCGTTCATTCGTTGGTGTTGATGCCTTTCGTTCTGTTGTTCAAAAAGTGCGGGTATCATGGGCGGTCGCTGTTCGCACCCAATGACGAATAAAGATTCTTTTCCCTATCGTCTTAAACGATGTCCGGTCACATAGTTTCTTGAAAACGACCTATGATTGATGAAACGGTCGTCTTTTCCGGTGCTTTCGCTCCGATTATGAATCGGTTCGAAGCCCGTTTGTTGCTCTTTTGTGCACATGCACGTTTGTTTGAACATACACCAATGATTTAAAACTTCTTCCTCATACTGTTTTCAGTTGTTTCAAACGATTGGGTAAAACATGATGCGTTACAACCAGAGAAAAGCCTTTTGTAAACGGCAAATCAATTGCTTGATTCTGCCGTTCCCCCAACATTCATATTTAATTGTATACTTGCCATTGTTCATATGTCAACCGTGTCAAACCCATCCATCCGAGGACAGAAAAGCCGGCTCGAGCAGCCGGCTTTTCCATCAGGACCCCGATGATGAATCTTGTGTTTCTTCCTTTTCCTCTTGTTGTTGGTGATTGGGAAGTTCATGGTGGTCACGGATGCGCGATTCTATTTCAGAAGCTACGGAAGAATGTTCTTGCAAATATTGTTTTGCATTTTCACGGCCTTGGCCAAGCCTTTCGCCTTCATATGCATACCAGGCGCCGCTTTTTTGCACAATTTCCAAGTCTGTCGCGATGTCCAACAGCGAACCTTCCCGGGAAATGCCCTTCCCGTACATAATGTCAACTTCTGCTTGGCGAAACGGAGGAGCCACTTTGTTTTTCACAATCTTTAACCGTGTCTTGTTTCCGACCGTCTCATTTCCCTGCTTCAATGCTTCAGCCCTGCGCACTTCCAGGCGTACCGAGGAATAAAACTTCAGTGCACGTCCCCCGGGCGTCGTTTCGGGGCTTCCGAACATGACGCCTACTTTCTCACGAATTTGATTGATAAATACCGCGATCGCGTTTGACTTGCTGATGGCCCCCGACAGCTTCCTTAATGCCTGTGACATCAAGCGGGCCTGCAAACCGACATGTGCATCGCCCATGTCCCCTTCAATTTCTGCTTTTGGGACAAGGGCCGCCACGGAATCAACAACGATAATATCAACAGCACCGCTGCGGACGAGCGCCTCCGCAATTTCCAATCCCTGTTCTCCCGTGTCCGGCTGCGAGAGCAGGAGTTCATCGGTATCAACACCAAGGGCGCGGGCATAAACAGGATCAAGCGCGTGTTCTGCATCAATAAACGCCGCTTGTCCGCCCTCCTTTTGCGCTTCCGCAACAGCGTGCAAGGCAACGGTTGTTTTTCCGGAAGACTCCGGTCCATATATTTCAACGACCCGCCCCCGCGGGTATCCGCCAACGCCGAGCGCGATATCCAGCGCCAATGTTCCGCTTGAAACCGTGGAGATGCGTTTTTCCGTTTCATCCCCCAACTTCATGATGGAACCTTTCCCGAATTGTTTTTCTATGTTTCTCAATGCTTGGTCAAGCGCTGCTTTTCTTTCACTCATGGCAATGCTCCTTTTATAGTATAAATTTATCATTTCGTTAAACCCATAGATACTGGCAAGTACCGATCGTTTCCCCTGCACCTATCATATCGTGTTTTTCATCATTTGCCAAGCATTATACGAACATTTATTCTGAAATAATCAGATGAGAAAAGGCCCTTCCTTATGGAAGAGCCCGGTATTCCCTAATTGGAGACGGAAGGGTTGGTTGTTTGCCGCCCGTGGCGTTTCGGTTTTGGTTTTGCCGGCTCCAGGTTTACGCGCGCACCGTTTACACGGGAGTGGCGCAAACCTTCATAAACAAAAGGAGCCACATCTTCCGGAACTTCCACGAACGTAAATTTTTCGAAAAGGTCGATGCGGCCGATCGATTTTTTTGAAATCCCGACTGCATCGGCAATTTCATCCACGAGTATTTTCGGAGTCAGGCTCACATTGCGGCCCACGTTCATAAAGAAACGGACCATGCCTTTTGCCGCGCCGGTATCACCAAAATAATACCCTTCTTCGGAGATGCTGTTTTCCGTTTGATAATTCATTTTCAACAGCGCATCAATGACTTCCCGCGGTTGATATTGTTCGAGCAGTTCCCGCGTTAACTCATCAAAGATCGATGTCTCTTCGCTATGTTCAATCACGCTAGTGATTTGCTGTCGCCACGAGTCCTGCTGTTTTTCCACGACTTCTTCCAGCGTCGGGATATCCCGGGTCGGCAAGGACATTTTGATTTCTTTTTCGATCGAGCGTAAATGCTTCATTTCCCGCGGAGTGACGAGCGTGAGGGCCTGGCCGCTCTTTCCGGCCCGTCCGGTTCGCCCGATGCGATGAACATAGGATTCCGGGTCTTGCGGGATATCATAATTAATCACGTGGGTGACGTTTTGAACATCCAGGCCGCGGGCAGCAACATCCGTTGCAACGAGATATTCAATCGTGCTTTCACGAAACCTTTTCATCACCGCGTCCCGCTGTGATTGGTTCAAATCGCCGTGAAGGCCGTCTGCGAAGTACCCCCGCGCCTGCAAGGATTCCGATAATTCCGCAACGCCTTTTTTCGTGCGGCAGAAAACGATCGCGAGTTCCGGATTGTAGCGGTCGATCACACGGCAAAGCGATTCAAGTTTGTTTTTTTCAAGGACTTTAAAATAAATCTGTTCAATCGATGGGGCCGTAACATCGCCTTTGCTGATGGATACGGTCTCCGGTTGCTGCATGTAGCGGCGGGACAATTTTCGTATCGGGTCGGGCATCGTTGCTGAAAAAAGCATCGTTTGCCGGTCCTCGTTCGTTTGTTTCAGAATCGATTCAATATCATCGATAAAGCCCATATCCAGCATTTCATCCGCTTCATCCAAAACAAGTGTCTGCACGCGGTCAAGCTTTAACGTTCTTCGGCGCAAATGGTCTTGAACCCGTCCCGGGGTCCCGATAACGACTTGTACCCCGCGTTTAAGCGCCTTAATCTGATGGCCAATGGATTGGCCGCCGTAGACAGGAAGCGTCGTGACATGCAAGTGCGTGGACAACTTTTGCAATTCGCCGGCCACTTGGATGGCGAGTTCCCGGGTAGGCGTTAGAACGAGCGCTTGGACGTGGGAGGAGGCGCTTAGTTTTGTAAGCAGCGGAATCCCGAATGCTGCCGTCTTTCCGGTTCCCGTTTGCGCTTGCCCAATTACATCTTTGCCGTCCAGTGCTTTCGGTATTGCTTGTTCCTGGATCGGAGAAGGCTCTTCAAAGCCTATCTCCTTAATTGCTTTTTTCACTTCCGGTTTAATATGTTCGCTTTCAAATATAGTCATGTTCTTCATCACCTTCTTCTATCAGTTAAGGAACCCGACGCCAACACGCTTTTCGCGGCAGGAGACGGGTATGTAATGGGCTTGGGGCCCACTGCTCACTTCTCGCCTCCCACCTCCAGCAAACAGGCACAAGCGTCTTTTACCGCCCTTCGCCGAATTGATGAACGGTCCCCGCGTAAACGTCGCTTGTAAACATGAGTTTTGTCCGGGGAGCTTATGCCGATAAACACTGTCCCTGGCGGGTGCCCTTCCTGGGGGCTCGGCCCGGCAACACCTGTCAACGAAACCCCTGTGTCTGTCCCGTATTCGTTTCTCACGCCTTCTGCCATTTCTTTGGCACATGCTTCACTCACAGCGCCATGTTGCTCGAGGGTCGCTGCCTTCACGTGAAGCTGTTTTTCTTTTGCTTCATTGCTATACGTAATGGCTCCTCCGGCATAAACGTCGGACGCTCCCGAAACATCGGTGAACGAAGCACCGAGCAATCCTCCGCTTACGCTTTCAGCCACCGCCAGCGTCCACCCTTTCGACCGTAAATCGTCGAGGGTTCTTGAAAATAACGTGTCCTCGTCGTACCCATATAAAAAAGATCCGCACCGTTTATAGACCGCCTCTTCCAACTCATCAAGCCTTTTTTTGGCATCGCTGCGATCGGTCGTCTTCACCGTCAAACGCAACGTGACTTCATCTTGGCCTGCGAGCGGTGCAATCGTCGGATTCGTTTGCTGGGTGATCAAGTCATGAACACGCGCTTCCAGCGCCGACTCGCCAATACCATAGAATTTGAGCACCCGTGACAACAAAAAATCACGCGATTCGTTCATGGCATCAAGAAAGGGGCTGACTTCTTCCTCAACCATCGTTTTCAACTCGTGCGGTGGACCCGGCAATAGAAAGAACCACGCATCCGAATGTTTATACACCATACCGCAAGCCAAGCCCGCGTTGTTTTGAAAGACGTGCGCCCCTTCCGTATGAAGAGCTTGGCGGCGGTTCGCATCACTTACGGTTCGGTTTCTCGATTCAAAAAAAGCTTCCACTTTGTCAAGCGCCTGCTGGTTATAGACGAGGTTGAGGCCGTACTCCTCTGCCAAAGCGTTTCTTGTTACATCATCCTCTGTAGGGCCAAGGCCGCCGGTAAGAATAACGATGTCATTCTCTTTTGCGGCAATCCGAATTGCTTGCCGAATGCGAGGCAAATTGTCCCCGACAACCGTATGTTTATATATATTCACGCCATGTTGCATG harbors:
- a CDS encoding SLC13 family permease codes for the protein MKSFPAEAWQKLWQQHHRTKSLLNIFSYKRDNGQPSEQGQANDQQQDMPGNGNNDEDPPELKKPGYTKAQLVGLILGPLLFTITMLFLDPEGLSAAGRSVLAVTLWVATWWVTEALPIPATSLLPLFLIPMTGALDGDTVASAYGDDVIFLFLGGFFIATAMEKWNLHQRIALAIIAAIGTSTQRILLGFMVATGFLSMWVSNTAAVMMMIPMGLAITAQVAESLKDTPEEKELPRFEKALIFGIGYAGTIGGIGTLIGTPPNIILAGQMDQLFGVTISFATWMLFGVPVVIILLAATWLYLGRMQFKTSIKQLPGGQALIQKERTALGKISYEESMVAFVFSFAAFMWVTREFLWDEDEGLVLQIPGISDGTIAILAAVLLFAIPAKSGISSRILDWSDSKEIPWGVLLLFGGGLAIAAGFTGSGLSEWIGDQLTVLAGFHIFVIILATAVLIMALTEITSNTATATMILPVVASLALALDIHPFALMFPAALAANCAFMLPVGTPPNAIIYATGKLRIIEMVRAGFAVNIYATMLIVLAVYYLVPIVWGIDLMSFPQEFMN
- a CDS encoding RicAFT regulatory complex protein RicA family protein produces the protein MTEHLYTKDEIMAKTKELANMMVDTEEVDFFRRAEKTINQNEKIQKMISDIKAKQKELVNLKHYGKTEGVRQKEAEINALHAEVDEIPIVKEFKQSQNDVNEMLQLVSSTISNEVTNEINQRSDADEDSPLKQNK
- the miaB gene encoding tRNA (N6-isopentenyl adenosine(37)-C2)-methylthiotransferase MiaB, whose translation is MNEEQRRPSTKDYSKYFDFSNATIDINEDGQEIMKIGGRRIKINEQPNYRRGQRRRKDVEVYYDFKIPEDMQSIGNGKKYYIRTYGCQMNVHDTENMSGILEELGFTSTDTTDDADVILLNTCAIRENAENKVFGEVGNLKNLKKERPEVVLGLCGCMSQEESVVNRILQKHQHVDLVFGTHNIHRLPHLLKDAIQGKEMVVEVWSKEGDVVENMPRRRQGKIQAWVNIMYGCDKFCTYCIVPYTRGKERSRLPEDIIHEVRDLARQGYKEITLLGQNVNAYGKDLDEEYGLGDLMDAIRKVDIPRVRFTTSHPRDFDDHLIDVLAKGNNLLEHIHLPVQHGNSDVLKLMGRKYTREEYVELARKIQAAMPHATFTTDIIVGFPNETEEQFQDTLSLVKEIGYDSAFTYIYSPRDGTPAARMKDNVPHEVKRERLQRLNALVNELSAKSNEALQDQTVEVLLEGESKKDPEILAGRTRTNKLVNVRAPKASIGKLVDVKITDVKTWSLNGEMVAYSEVQNV
- a CDS encoding ABC-ATPase domain-containing protein, which codes for MKQLKETLQRIDRKGYKAYNDIRGTFTFPSFRLHMDHIQADPYASPSRARVEINHRQLHMDKDLYESGHRNVAFTDYVARSVGKALRQQKAEKSIFIDRPGQEILERTAVVCDMEKVEVRLSIHLPARGRTIMGVQASKLLTEQLPSVIEQALYNIDMEGLKKHVALSDDQQALRAYVEERDALAFVADGSILPRVSGVENRPLDPDRAISFASPETMAATVSLPHFGDIRGMLIPKGVHVIVGGGYHGKSTLLEALERGIYNHIDGDGRAYIVTDTSACKIRAEDGRGVTNVNISPFIDDLPNEKSTDRFQTDNASGSTSQATNIIESLEAGSRLLLIDEDTSATNFMIRDYRMQQLVSPDKEPITPFIDRVRDLYEEEGVSTIIVVGGTGDYFDVADTVTMMDAYRPYDVTGKAKDIAEEARSQRITHESAPFSVTSTRQPLAKSFDARRGKKEKVDARGKHTILYGKETIDLSAVEQCIDPSQTRAIARTLHYLAKKYVNGNYTLGELLDIYERETSSGLDELSPFKGKHPGDLARPRRFEIAAAINRLRTLSMQHER
- a CDS encoding stage V sporulation protein S — protein: MEVLKVSAKSTPNSVAGALAGVIRERGAAEIQAIGAGALNQSVKAIAIARGFVAPSGIDLVCIPAFTDIEIDGEERTAIKLIIEPR
- a CDS encoding TIGR00282 family metallophosphoesterase; its protein translation is MRLLFVGDVVGRPGRNILEDQLPKLKQKYRPQVTIVNGENAASGKGITEKIYKNILGFGAQVVTLGNHTWAKNEIFSFINEETNLIRPLNYPPGAPGRGQTSLNVNGVELVVINAMGRTFLEAIDCPFQALDKAVDDAKKRTPFVFVDFHGEATSEKQAMGWFLDGRASAVIGTHTHVQTADERVLPGGTAYLTDVGMTGPYDGILGVDKDVVLKKFQTSLPAKFEIAKGRSQLNAVFMEFDDKTGKARKIERLLINDDHPIVE
- the rny gene encoding ribonuclease Y — translated: MDGTLILTISILLVVVAVLSGFIGYVIRRKIAEAKISSAEYTAKKMMEEAERNADNSKKESMLEAKDEAYRLRSEAEDDIRERRTEIQNQENRVLKKEETLDRKSETLDDKEASLESREKALAEKQEETETMNSKVEQMIAEQQEELERISGLTKDEARQIVRSETERELEHETAVMIKEHTDKVKEESNKKAKDILSLALQRCAADHVAETTVSVVHLPNDEMKGRIIGREGRNIRALETLTGIDLIIDDTPEAVILSGFDPIRREIARTALERLVQDGRIHPARIEETVDKARREVDERIREYGEETTFEMGIHHLHPDLLKILGRLRFRTSYGQNVLNHSTEVAYLTGLMAAELGEDVQLARRAGLLHDIGKAIDHEVDGSHVEIGVELTKKYNENEVVVNSVASHHGDVEATSVIATLVAAADALSAARPGARRETLETYIRRLEKLEEIAESFDGVEKTYAIQAGREVRIMVKPDLIDDVLAHRLARDITKRVENELDYPGHIRITVIRETRAVNYAK